One window of Methanothermobacter tenebrarum genomic DNA carries:
- a CDS encoding DUF4350 domain-containing protein: MRLSGYIRLIIFISFLIIPIIATPNIVMAQDDIRILFDETGPYGKYYTIYNLGPYGASSFATLLEDNGATVSRITEAPLTYEKLENYDVLILMAPGRNYTDQEIKDIKKFVNNGGGLLLVGEPWGPQDGDKNYAFNKIARSFGVDLTFNEIIVDTKHNMGISRVIKTDNIRSHPITANISEIYYITGAYQDPGAAEVLVYSDADSWSDHGYVTSEGESANNEIKEADEAKGPLPLISAMEYGRGKIIFIGSAQTFVNAWLYRSNGWKLGLNSVNWLVDRPAPSNYEVAGLISPTLGDLSYRIFTMIIFTLILGAGLIFKIKRDDKTEILKTIKNWKFNSLIGVNAIFAVISVLLFIPINLYLLNSSIPEFYDPYFAYTLIITGVLLLFFNSMIVYNMIHRRRLVINHSYFNISILLFFAGLTMILGDIFSFPMMFIFTIGSFFLLVPFLVNLWIIRGYGPDLIIEGKEFDQLKRLSVKSLPFELHAYMMIRCSLGMVDSGEFQSHS; the protein is encoded by the coding sequence GTGAGGCTATCAGGCTATATTAGATTGATAATTTTCATTTCTTTCTTAATTATACCCATAATTGCCACCCCAAACATTGTCATGGCCCAGGATGATATTAGGATCCTTTTTGATGAAACCGGACCATATGGGAAGTATTATACTATATATAATCTTGGACCATATGGTGCATCAAGTTTCGCCACTTTATTGGAGGATAATGGGGCTACTGTTTCCAGAATAACCGAAGCGCCTTTAACCTATGAAAAACTTGAAAACTATGACGTTTTGATTTTAATGGCCCCTGGACGCAATTATACTGACCAGGAAATAAAGGATATCAAGAAATTTGTAAATAACGGTGGTGGGTTACTCCTCGTGGGTGAGCCTTGGGGTCCCCAGGATGGTGATAAAAATTATGCATTTAATAAAATCGCAAGAAGCTTTGGCGTGGATTTGACATTCAACGAGATAATCGTAGACACAAAACATAATATGGGCATCTCTAGAGTCATAAAAACTGATAATATCAGGTCACATCCTATAACAGCAAATATATCTGAGATTTATTATATTACAGGGGCTTATCAGGATCCCGGAGCGGCTGAGGTTTTAGTTTATTCTGATGCAGATTCTTGGTCTGATCATGGTTATGTAACTAGTGAGGGAGAATCAGCAAACAATGAAATAAAAGAAGCCGATGAAGCAAAAGGACCTCTTCCACTTATCTCTGCCATGGAATATGGGAGAGGAAAGATAATATTTATAGGTTCTGCGCAGACATTCGTTAATGCTTGGCTCTATAGGAGTAATGGGTGGAAATTAGGCCTCAATTCTGTTAACTGGCTTGTTGATCGTCCTGCCCCCTCTAACTACGAGGTGGCGGGTTTAATCTCTCCCACTTTGGGGGATTTGAGTTACAGAATCTTTACAATGATTATTTTCACCTTAATTTTAGGCGCTGGTTTGATATTTAAAATAAAGAGGGACGATAAAACGGAAATCTTAAAAACGATTAAAAATTGGAAATTTAATAGTCTAATCGGTGTGAATGCAATTTTCGCGGTCATTTCAGTCCTTTTATTCATCCCTATAAACTTATATCTACTCAATAGTTCAATACCAGAATTCTATGACCCTTATTTTGCCTATACACTAATTATAACTGGCGTTTTGCTTTTGTTCTTTAATTCTATGATAGTCTATAACATGATCCATAGGAGAAGACTTGTAATCAATCACTCATATTTTAATATTAGCATTCTCTTATTTTTCGCTGGTTTAACAATGATTCTTGGGGATATATTCTCATTCCCAATGATGTTCATATTTACAATAGGCAGTTTTTTCCTACTTGTCCCCTTTTTGGTTAATCTGTGGATCATAAGGGGATATGGTCCAGACCTCATAATAGAAGGTAAGGAATTTGATCAACTGAAAAGATTATCAGTAAAATCATTACCCTTCGAGCTTCATGCATATATGATGATCCGATGCTCATTGGGGATGGTGGATTCGGGCGAGTTTCAAAGCCACTCGTAA
- a CDS encoding FHA domain-containing protein, producing the protein MFNIFVLALMAILAGIAIRNFYVIFSQKSKITETTRVNKPKKSFANLFLPKDRHIIIEDYEKTFGREDFLGVLLPDDLVFIGKEHFKITRMDDGFYIEDLDTKNGTTINGNEIKGSGKIKLENRDEILVAKTLPIKYLENKMSWIM; encoded by the coding sequence ATGTTTAATATTTTTGTGTTGGCTTTAATGGCCATACTCGCTGGAATAGCTATAAGAAACTTCTATGTTATATTTTCACAAAAATCTAAAATAACAGAGACTACAAGAGTCAATAAGCCCAAAAAATCCTTTGCAAATCTCTTCTTGCCGAAGGATCGGCACATCATAATAGAGGATTATGAGAAGACTTTTGGAAGGGAAGATTTTTTAGGCGTTCTCCTACCTGATGATCTGGTATTTATCGGGAAAGAACATTTCAAAATTACTAGAATGGATGATGGATTCTACATCGAAGACCTAGACACAAAAAATGGTACAACAATAAACGGAAACGAAATAAAAGGCTCTGGGAAGATAAAATTGGAGAACCGAGATGAAATATTAGTGGCGAAAACATTACCCATCAAATACTTAGAGAATAAGATGAGTTGGATCATGTGA
- a CDS encoding permease codes for MVCDEHNRNPTSRIICLGEYLSAHVLTCLVPAFFIAGAISVFLSKEAVLKYLGPQAKKIVSYGVASVSGSILAVCSCTILPLFAGILRRGAGLGPATTFLYSSPAINILAIVYTAAVLGYDLGAARAIGAISMSLVIGFIMATIFRGEEKKRTTSMAAAVSEKVEGGLLGKLSVFSLLVLILVVGASKIAPTPKVVSLLLFIVLLIVCLLKWFTTEDIREWLGETWSFFKMIFPLLLVGVFIAGILQVILPQRIVEVYLGGEGILPNLFASIIGALMYFATLTEVPIIKTLMNLGMGRGPALTLLLAGPSLSLPNMMVIGRIMGIKKLIVYILLVVIISALVGYAYGNIF; via the coding sequence ATGGTGTGTGATGAGCATAACAGAAATCCTACTAGCAGGATTATATGCCTTGGAGAATATCTCTCAGCACATGTCCTCACCTGCCTAGTACCAGCATTTTTCATTGCAGGTGCAATAAGCGTGTTCCTATCAAAAGAAGCTGTTTTAAAATACTTAGGCCCCCAAGCCAAAAAGATAGTTTCATATGGTGTTGCATCAGTTTCAGGGTCGATATTAGCAGTATGTTCTTGCACAATACTACCATTATTTGCAGGTATACTCCGTAGAGGGGCTGGATTAGGCCCTGCTACAACATTCCTCTATTCAAGTCCCGCCATTAATATACTGGCTATTGTTTACACAGCAGCTGTATTAGGGTATGATCTGGGCGCTGCGAGGGCCATAGGGGCCATTTCAATGTCTCTTGTCATCGGATTTATCATGGCAACAATATTCAGGGGAGAGGAAAAAAAGAGGACAACTTCGATGGCGGCTGCGGTCTCTGAAAAAGTAGAGGGTGGTTTACTCGGAAAATTATCCGTATTTTCTTTACTTGTTTTGATCTTAGTTGTTGGAGCGTCAAAAATCGCACCAACACCAAAGGTAGTATCACTTTTGCTCTTCATAGTCTTGTTAATTGTCTGCCTTTTAAAATGGTTTACAACAGAGGATATAAGGGAATGGTTAGGGGAAACTTGGTCGTTCTTCAAGATGATATTCCCACTACTTTTAGTGGGGGTGTTCATAGCCGGGATACTCCAGGTGATCTTACCCCAAAGGATAGTTGAGGTTTACCTAGGTGGTGAAGGCATTCTACCAAATCTATTCGCGTCAATTATAGGCGCTTTAATGTATTTCGCAACCCTCACAGAAGTCCCTATAATAAAAACCTTAATGAATCTAGGAATGGGCAGGGGACCGGCATTAACACTTTTACTTGCAGGTCCAAGCCTAAGCCTCCCAAACATGATGGTCATAGGAAGAATAATGGGCATCAAAAAATTAATCGTATACATACTACTCGTAGTGATCATATCAGCATTAGTAGGATATGCCTATGGGAACATATTCTAG
- a CDS encoding class I SAM-dependent methyltransferase yields the protein MWGVTIKQLDDPYFDLQAEVDFTHHPGGLKATKKLIGLCHITDASYVLDVGCGVGKTVCYLAKTIGCKVFGVDKK from the coding sequence ATGTGGGGGGTTACAATCAAACAACTTGATGATCCTTATTTTGATTTACAAGCCGAGGTTGATTTCACACACCATCCTGGTGGTTTAAAAGCAACTAAAAAGCTTATTGGGTTATGTCATATAACTGATGCCTCATATGTTTTAGATGTTGGTTGTGGTGTGGGAAAAACTGTATGCTATCTTGCAAAAACAATAGGATGTAAAGTTTTTGGCGTGGACAAAAAATGA
- a CDS encoding class I SAM-dependent methyltransferase, translating into MVKKANERAKGNKIEHLVNIITADAHKLPFPRNKFDSLISESVIAFTGDKIKVLKEYMHVTKPGGYVGLNEITWIKENPPKSLVRYLIYNAGGATPKSPNGWKKLLEDSGLKTITSEIHPLDYPSHENESEDSSKARHKLIALYFKEPSYRRDILKTIIGTWQMPDNLFEYMGYGIYCCQKGDNMRGH; encoded by the coding sequence ATGGTTAAAAAGGCTAATGAAAGGGCGAAAGGGAATAAAATTGAACATCTGGTTAATATTATCACTGCAGACGCCCATAAATTGCCATTTCCAAGAAATAAGTTCGACTCGCTTATAAGCGAGTCAGTAATCGCGTTTACAGGAGATAAAATAAAAGTACTAAAAGAGTATATGCATGTAACCAAACCAGGTGGATATGTGGGGCTAAACGAAATAACGTGGATCAAAGAAAACCCTCCAAAATCTCTAGTTAGATATCTGATCTACAATGCTGGAGGAGCAACCCCAAAAAGCCCAAATGGGTGGAAAAAATTGCTCGAAGATTCTGGATTAAAAACTATCACAAGTGAAATCCATCCTTTAGATTATCCAAGCCATGAAAATGAATCTGAGGATTCATCCAAGGCAAGGCACAAGCTTATAGCCTTATATTTTAAAGAACCATCCTATAGAAGAGACATACTAAAAACTATAATAGGAACATGGCAAATGCCTGATAACCTTTTTGAGTACATGGGATATGGAATATATTGTTGTCAAAAAGGAGATAATATGAGAGGTCATTGA
- a CDS encoding metallophosphoesterase, which produces MFNNRKLIELPKKGKALVITDIHGNIDDYNRFMDIWENFRDRDNHLIQTGDLIHGMDLKNDKSIEILDSAKYKFENSKNFHLLLGNHEWSLISKTEIYKAGINLTLNFETLLKQKFGIQWEDKLENYIKFFKKLPVAVKTGNKVFISHAGPPRYIDDIDEIIQITNAGYSKNRKLFELLWNRYGDYTKEDIDSFLENIGCNAMIVGHTPVNGVELTNERQLVVASSYTMGKRAYVKLDLESKIKNGKDLLKMVKYLD; this is translated from the coding sequence ATGTTTAATAATCGAAAATTGATTGAATTGCCCAAAAAGGGCAAAGCGCTTGTTATTACAGATATTCATGGTAACATAGATGACTATAACCGATTTATGGATATATGGGAAAATTTCAGGGACAGAGACAATCATCTGATCCAGACCGGTGATCTCATCCATGGAATGGACCTTAAAAATGATAAATCCATAGAAATACTGGATTCGGCGAAATATAAATTTGAAAATTCCAAAAATTTCCACCTGCTCTTAGGTAATCATGAATGGTCACTCATATCTAAAACAGAAATTTACAAGGCAGGTATAAACCTGACTTTAAATTTTGAAACCCTACTTAAACAAAAATTTGGAATCCAATGGGAGGATAAATTAGAAAATTACATCAAATTTTTTAAAAAGTTACCGGTAGCTGTTAAAACCGGGAATAAAGTTTTTATTAGCCATGCAGGACCGCCAAGGTATATAGATGATATCGATGAGATAATCCAAATCACCAATGCAGGTTATTCAAAGAACAGGAAATTGTTTGAACTTTTATGGAACAGATATGGTGATTATACAAAGGAGGACATAGACTCTTTTTTGGAAAATATTGGATGCAATGCCATGATAGTAGGACACACGCCCGTTAATGGGGTTGAATTGACAAACGAAAGACAATTAGTCGTTGCATCAAGTTACACCATGGGTAAAAGAGCGTATGTTAAACTAGACCTGGAAAGTAAGATCAAAAATGGGAAAGATCTTCTAAAAATGGTTAAATATCTAGACTAG
- a CDS encoding DNA glycosylase has product MQKDFKIKAKEFDLEATMYSGQTSQPPWHPNGGGYNELLTVNNKPSLITIKQADDKLHITIEAHEKIPLYKVKERINHIFDLKFNIEEFYDFLYSHPPLDSVIDYSRGLRLFLAKDVFECIISSIASANCSIKRWTNAINHIKRSWGRGYQFSKGIFYSFPTPTILAGLDDNSLRSAGVGYRASYIIRTSRMISRIPIKDLKRMDYDRAFNILLKLPGVGPKVADCILLYGFRKLEAFPVDVWIQRIMKHLFSVDDKKLRDFVKDEFNDYAGYVQLYLYNYARKSGILEGVQ; this is encoded by the coding sequence ATGCAAAAAGACTTCAAGATCAAGGCAAAGGAATTCGACCTTGAAGCTACAATGTACAGTGGCCAGACGTCCCAACCCCCATGGCACCCCAATGGAGGAGGCTATAACGAACTTTTAACAGTAAACAATAAACCTTCCCTTATAACAATAAAACAAGCAGACGACAAACTCCACATAACCATAGAAGCACATGAAAAAATACCATTATACAAGGTTAAAGAGAGGATAAATCACATTTTTGATCTTAAATTTAACATTGAAGAATTTTATGACTTTTTATACTCTCATCCTCCCCTCGATTCTGTAATAGATTATTCAAGGGGGCTTAGACTCTTCCTTGCCAAGGACGTCTTTGAGTGTATTATTTCATCCATAGCCTCGGCAAATTGCTCAATAAAACGTTGGACCAATGCAATAAACCATATAAAGAGGTCCTGGGGGCGAGGATACCAGTTCTCAAAGGGGATATTTTATAGTTTCCCCACGCCAACCATTCTAGCCGGCCTAGATGATAACAGCTTGCGTTCAGCTGGTGTGGGATACCGTGCCAGTTACATCATAAGAACCTCTAGGATGATCTCAAGGATACCAATTAAAGATTTGAAGAGAATGGACTATGATAGGGCATTTAATATACTCCTAAAGTTGCCAGGTGTTGGGCCAAAGGTCGCGGATTGCATACTACTTTATGGTTTCAGGAAACTTGAAGCCTTCCCTGTTGATGTATGGATCCAGAGGATAATGAAGCATCTCTTCAGTGTCGATGATAAAAAGTTAAGGGATTTTGTAAAGGACGAGTTCAATGACTATGCTGGTTATGTGCAATTATATCTTTATAATTATGCCAGAAAATCTGGGATACTTGAGGGTGTCCAATGA
- a CDS encoding serine/threonine-protein kinase, with the protein MRRICSNLKYPFKKAVSIVHDVAKGLQYAHGKNIIHGDVKTSNILGHDGIYKISDWGLSKLKIGESVTLSGATPQYAAPEQISQEFGKADERTDIYQLGIVFYELVTGDIPFKGEMSELYTSILNTLPTPPSDINPSASMVENIIMKCLSKNKEDRYSCMGELIEELEKSYKLGSSDSKTMKIP; encoded by the coding sequence CTGCGAAGAATCTGTTCCAATTTAAAGTATCCTTTTAAAAAGGCGGTTTCAATTGTCCATGATGTTGCAAAGGGGCTTCAATATGCGCATGGGAAAAATATCATCCATGGGGATGTGAAAACATCCAATATACTAGGCCATGATGGAATTTACAAGATTTCTGATTGGGGTTTGAGCAAATTAAAAATAGGCGAATCTGTAACATTATCAGGGGCCACGCCCCAGTATGCGGCTCCCGAGCAAATTTCCCAAGAATTCGGTAAAGCGGATGAAAGGACAGACATTTACCAGCTTGGTATCGTATTCTATGAACTCGTAACAGGGGATATACCATTCAAGGGTGAAATGTCAGAATTATATACTTCTATTCTCAACACCTTGCCAACACCTCCATCAGATATTAATCCAAGTGCGAGTATGGTGGAGAATATCATCATGAAATGTTTATCTAAAAATAAGGAGGATAGGTATTCTTGTATGGGCGAATTAATCGAAGAACTTGAAAAATCCTACAAACTTGGGTCTTCAGATTCGAAGACTATGAAAATTCCCTAG
- the hisF gene encoding imidazole glycerol phosphate synthase subunit HisF, with protein MLTKRIIPCLDCDLQVPQGRVVKGVEFKQIKYAGNPVELANRYYEDGADEIVFLDITASHERRETMIHVVEATTENVFIPICVGGGIRKPEDFVKMLKAGADKCSVNTAAIKNPDLINEASEIVGSQACVVAIDAKRRYVENPRESAEKFIVEVEDGYCWYECSIYGGRQFTGIDAIEWAVECQERGAGEILLTSMDRDGTKKGYDIPLTRAVSENVDIPVIASGGVGEPEHMYEAFTDGKADAALAASIFHFNEYPIPTVKEYLKERGIPVRL; from the coding sequence ATGCTTACAAAGAGGATAATACCATGCCTTGATTGTGACCTGCAAGTACCCCAGGGAAGGGTGGTAAAGGGTGTTGAATTTAAACAGATAAAATATGCAGGCAACCCCGTTGAACTCGCGAACCGCTATTACGAAGACGGTGCAGATGAGATAGTATTCCTAGATATAACAGCCTCACACGAAAGAAGAGAAACAATGATCCACGTGGTCGAGGCCACAACAGAGAATGTTTTCATACCAATCTGTGTAGGCGGGGGTATAAGAAAACCTGAAGATTTCGTTAAAATGCTTAAAGCCGGCGCCGATAAATGTTCAGTCAACACCGCCGCAATAAAAAACCCTGATTTGATCAATGAAGCTTCAGAGATCGTGGGATCCCAGGCTTGTGTCGTGGCCATCGACGCGAAAAGAAGATATGTTGAAAATCCTCGAGAATCTGCTGAAAAATTCATAGTAGAAGTTGAAGACGGATACTGCTGGTATGAATGCAGCATTTACGGTGGCCGCCAGTTCACTGGCATCGATGCGATAGAATGGGCTGTTGAATGCCAAGAAAGGGGAGCTGGTGAAATACTTTTAACCTCAATGGACCGTGACGGTACCAAGAAAGGCTATGACATCCCCTTAACAAGGGCTGTAAGCGAAAACGTGGACATTCCAGTTATAGCATCAGGTGGTGTCGGCGAACCCGAGCACATGTACGAAGCTTTCACAGATGGTAAAGCCGACGCTGCATTAGCTGCGAGCATATTCCACTTTAACGAGTACCCTATTCCCACCGTAAAGGAATACCTAAAGGAGAGGGGGATCCCAGTGAGACTATAA